The Acropora muricata isolate sample 2 chromosome 5, ASM3666990v1, whole genome shotgun sequence genome includes a window with the following:
- the LOC136918029 gene encoding uncharacterized protein yields MAFPLGCALLGLFFRLIFEVEAAPYKCNKDNVESEAGLDREYSFTNRGGSAWGHGSGEEGSSISPVLLTVLVTLILAVLYQCMKFLRQVAIALEELIWALPGDRYTSMSSDDNWQASKPLVNLVNDHSDFVENIFEHLDTYVEGTGHYEVVAKYFGFSIYTIKSRFEKADGGSSRAMIEAIVARQPEITVESFAKVVEKKARRRDVTNLLRAYDLDLLKESV; encoded by the exons ATGGCCTTTCCCCTTGGATGTGCGCTATTGGGGTTGTTTTTTCGTCTCATCTTCGAA GTTGAAGCTGCACCCTATAAATGCAATAAGGACAATGTTGAATCTGAAGCAG GACTGGACAGAGAGTATAGTTTTACAAACAGAGGAGGAAGTGCCTGGGGACATGGAAGTGGTGAAGAAGGAAGTTCAATTTCTCCAGTGTTGTTGACAGTTCTTGTGACTCTCATTTTAGCAGTGCTTTATCAGTGTATGAAGTTTCTCAGGCAGGTTGCTATTGCATTGGAAG AACTCATCTGGGCATTACCAGGGGATCGGTATACGTCAATGTCATCTGATGATAACTGGCAAG CCTCCAAGCCTTTGGTAAATCTTGTTAATGACCACTCCGATTTTGTGGAGAATATCTTTGAACATTTGGACACATACGTTGAAGGAACTGGTCATTATGAAGTCGTAGCTAAATATTTTGGCTTCAGCATCTACACAATAAAATCCAGGTTTGAAAAGGCAGATGGTGGTTCCTCCAGAGCAATGATTGAGGCGATAGTTGCTCGTCAGCCTGAGATCACAGTGGAGAGCTTTGCAAAAGTGGTGGAAAAGAAAGCACGCCGAAGAGATGTCACTAATTTGCTGAGGGCTTATGATCTTGATTTGCTGAAAGAATCTGTTTGA
- the LOC136918026 gene encoding uncharacterized protein isoform X5, whose protein sequence is MAFPLGFALLGLFFRLIFEVEAATCKYNKNNVESEAGLDREYSFTNRGGSAWGHGSGEERSSISPVLLTVLVTLILAVLYQCMRFLRQLTIALEGHYEATYEGQNNSSDAIISMMEDQSENYRNSDTYQWNQMVTEQGAYASKPLVSLVNDLSDFVERICQRLDTRLRGAGHYEVVAKYFGFDIFEIRSSFDKSVGGPSRAMIEAIVVRHPKLTVEKFARVVEEKAHRKDVADLLRAYDRGSLEESVRRFVVHH, encoded by the exons ATGGCCTTCCCCCTTGGATTTGCGCTATTGGGGTTGTTTTTCCGTCTCATATTCGAA GTTGAAGCTGCAACATGCAAATACAATAAGAACAATGTTGAATCTGAAGCAG GACTGGACAGAGAGTATAGTTTTACAAACAGAGGAGGAAGTGCCTGGGGACATGGAAGTGGTGAAGAAAGAAGTTCAATTTCTCCAGTGTTGTTGACAGTTCTTGTGACTCTCATTTTAGCAGTGCTTTATCAATGTATGAGGTTTCTCAGGCAGCTTACTATCGCATTGGAAG GCCATTATGAAGCTACATATGAGGGGCAAAACAATTCTAGTGATGCAATCATCTCAATGATGGAG GATCAATCTGAGAATTACAGGAATAGTGATACATATCAGTGGAACCAGATGGTTACTGAGCAAGGTGCATATG cttccAAGCCTTTGGTGAGTCTTGTTAACGACCTTTCTGATTTTGTGGAAAGGATCTGTCAACGTTTGGACACACGCCTAAGAGGAGCTGGGCATTATGAAGTTGTAGCTAAGTATTTCGGCTTTGACATTTTTGAAATAAGATCCAGTTTTGACAAATCAGTTGGCGGTCCATCCAGAGCAATGATTGAGGCAATTGTTGTTCGTCACCCAAAGCTCACAGTAGAGAAGTTTGCAAGAGTGGTAGAGGAGAAAGCACACCGAAAGGATGTCGCTGACTTGCTGAGAGCCTATGATCGCGGTTCGTTGGAAGAATCTGTTCGCAGATTTGTCGTACACCATTAA
- the LOC136918026 gene encoding uncharacterized protein isoform X7, which yields MLNLKQVYLYLNNALEFKFWITNGLDREYSFTNRGGSAWGHGSGEERSSISPVLLTVLVTLILAVLYQCMRFLRQLTIALEGHYEATYEGQNNSSDAIISMMEDQSENYRNSDTYQWNQMVTEQGAYASKPLVSLVNDLSDFVERICQRLDTRLRGAGHYEVVAKYFGFDIFEIRSSFDKSVGGPSRAMIEAIVVRHPKLTVEKFARVVEEKAHRKDVADLLRAYDRGSLEESVRRFVVHH from the exons ATGTTGAATCTGAAGCAG GTTTACCTTTACCTAAATAATGCTCTGGAGTTCAAATTCTGGATCACTAATG GACTGGACAGAGAGTATAGTTTTACAAACAGAGGAGGAAGTGCCTGGGGACATGGAAGTGGTGAAGAAAGAAGTTCAATTTCTCCAGTGTTGTTGACAGTTCTTGTGACTCTCATTTTAGCAGTGCTTTATCAATGTATGAGGTTTCTCAGGCAGCTTACTATCGCATTGGAAG GCCATTATGAAGCTACATATGAGGGGCAAAACAATTCTAGTGATGCAATCATCTCAATGATGGAG GATCAATCTGAGAATTACAGGAATAGTGATACATATCAGTGGAACCAGATGGTTACTGAGCAAGGTGCATATG cttccAAGCCTTTGGTGAGTCTTGTTAACGACCTTTCTGATTTTGTGGAAAGGATCTGTCAACGTTTGGACACACGCCTAAGAGGAGCTGGGCATTATGAAGTTGTAGCTAAGTATTTCGGCTTTGACATTTTTGAAATAAGATCCAGTTTTGACAAATCAGTTGGCGGTCCATCCAGAGCAATGATTGAGGCAATTGTTGTTCGTCACCCAAAGCTCACAGTAGAGAAGTTTGCAAGAGTGGTAGAGGAGAAAGCACACCGAAAGGATGTCGCTGACTTGCTGAGAGCCTATGATCGCGGTTCGTTGGAAGAATCTGTTCGCAGATTTGTCGTACACCATTAA
- the LOC136918026 gene encoding uncharacterized protein isoform X1 produces MSLATYGLNRSAQTAGQVLGFTTGTRTNDMFHQQTNDQRQIIDTTIESSCKVEAATCKYNKNNVESEAGLDREYSFTNRGGSAWGHGSGEERSSISPVLLTVLVTLILAVLYQCMRFLRQLTIALEGHYEATYEGQNNSSDAIISMMEDQSENYRNSDTYQWNQMVTEQGAYASKPLVSLVNDLSDFVERICQRLDTRLRGAGHYEVVAKYFGFDIFEIRSSFDKSVGGPSRAMIEAIVVRHPKLTVEKFARVVEEKAHRKDVADLLRAYDRGSLEESVRRFVVHH; encoded by the exons ATGTCCCTTGCCACGTATGGTTTGAATAGATCAGCACAGACAGCAGGGCAAGTGTTGGGCTTCACCACTGGAACAAGAACAAATGATATGTTTCACCAGCAGACAAATGACCAAAGACAAATCATAGACACTACCATTGAATCATCCTGTAAG GTTGAAGCTGCAACATGCAAATACAATAAGAACAATGTTGAATCTGAAGCAG GACTGGACAGAGAGTATAGTTTTACAAACAGAGGAGGAAGTGCCTGGGGACATGGAAGTGGTGAAGAAAGAAGTTCAATTTCTCCAGTGTTGTTGACAGTTCTTGTGACTCTCATTTTAGCAGTGCTTTATCAATGTATGAGGTTTCTCAGGCAGCTTACTATCGCATTGGAAG GCCATTATGAAGCTACATATGAGGGGCAAAACAATTCTAGTGATGCAATCATCTCAATGATGGAG GATCAATCTGAGAATTACAGGAATAGTGATACATATCAGTGGAACCAGATGGTTACTGAGCAAGGTGCATATG cttccAAGCCTTTGGTGAGTCTTGTTAACGACCTTTCTGATTTTGTGGAAAGGATCTGTCAACGTTTGGACACACGCCTAAGAGGAGCTGGGCATTATGAAGTTGTAGCTAAGTATTTCGGCTTTGACATTTTTGAAATAAGATCCAGTTTTGACAAATCAGTTGGCGGTCCATCCAGAGCAATGATTGAGGCAATTGTTGTTCGTCACCCAAAGCTCACAGTAGAGAAGTTTGCAAGAGTGGTAGAGGAGAAAGCACACCGAAAGGATGTCGCTGACTTGCTGAGAGCCTATGATCGCGGTTCGTTGGAAGAATCTGTTCGCAGATTTGTCGTACACCATTAA
- the LOC136918026 gene encoding uncharacterized protein isoform X2 — protein sequence MRRLAQGLTIRSWFDLFLEKSLFFPKHKLKLQHANTIRTMLNLKQVYLYLNNALEFKFWITNGLDREYSFTNRGGSAWGHGSGEERSSISPVLLTVLVTLILAVLYQCMRFLRQLTIALEGHYEATYEGQNNSSDAIISMMEDQSENYRNSDTYQWNQMVTEQGAYASKPLVSLVNDLSDFVERICQRLDTRLRGAGHYEVVAKYFGFDIFEIRSSFDKSVGGPSRAMIEAIVVRHPKLTVEKFARVVEEKAHRKDVADLLRAYDRGSLEESVRRFVVHH from the exons GTTGAAGCTGCAACATGCAAATACAATAAGAACAATGTTGAATCTGAAGCAG GTTTACCTTTACCTAAATAATGCTCTGGAGTTCAAATTCTGGATCACTAATG GACTGGACAGAGAGTATAGTTTTACAAACAGAGGAGGAAGTGCCTGGGGACATGGAAGTGGTGAAGAAAGAAGTTCAATTTCTCCAGTGTTGTTGACAGTTCTTGTGACTCTCATTTTAGCAGTGCTTTATCAATGTATGAGGTTTCTCAGGCAGCTTACTATCGCATTGGAAG GCCATTATGAAGCTACATATGAGGGGCAAAACAATTCTAGTGATGCAATCATCTCAATGATGGAG GATCAATCTGAGAATTACAGGAATAGTGATACATATCAGTGGAACCAGATGGTTACTGAGCAAGGTGCATATG cttccAAGCCTTTGGTGAGTCTTGTTAACGACCTTTCTGATTTTGTGGAAAGGATCTGTCAACGTTTGGACACACGCCTAAGAGGAGCTGGGCATTATGAAGTTGTAGCTAAGTATTTCGGCTTTGACATTTTTGAAATAAGATCCAGTTTTGACAAATCAGTTGGCGGTCCATCCAGAGCAATGATTGAGGCAATTGTTGTTCGTCACCCAAAGCTCACAGTAGAGAAGTTTGCAAGAGTGGTAGAGGAGAAAGCACACCGAAAGGATGTCGCTGACTTGCTGAGAGCCTATGATCGCGGTTCGTTGGAAGAATCTGTTCGCAGATTTGTCGTACACCATTAA
- the LOC136918026 gene encoding uncharacterized protein isoform X3 translates to MRRLVQKGKKGTFKNVGNFCMLKLQHANTIRTMLNLKQVYLYLNNALEFKFWITNGLDREYSFTNRGGSAWGHGSGEERSSISPVLLTVLVTLILAVLYQCMRFLRQLTIALEGHYEATYEGQNNSSDAIISMMEDQSENYRNSDTYQWNQMVTEQGAYASKPLVSLVNDLSDFVERICQRLDTRLRGAGHYEVVAKYFGFDIFEIRSSFDKSVGGPSRAMIEAIVVRHPKLTVEKFARVVEEKAHRKDVADLLRAYDRGSLEESVRRFVVHH, encoded by the exons ATGCGTCGACTTGTACAAAAAGGCAAAAAGGGCACTTTTAAAAACGTAGGGAATTTCTGCAT GTTGAAGCTGCAACATGCAAATACAATAAGAACAATGTTGAATCTGAAGCAG GTTTACCTTTACCTAAATAATGCTCTGGAGTTCAAATTCTGGATCACTAATG GACTGGACAGAGAGTATAGTTTTACAAACAGAGGAGGAAGTGCCTGGGGACATGGAAGTGGTGAAGAAAGAAGTTCAATTTCTCCAGTGTTGTTGACAGTTCTTGTGACTCTCATTTTAGCAGTGCTTTATCAATGTATGAGGTTTCTCAGGCAGCTTACTATCGCATTGGAAG GCCATTATGAAGCTACATATGAGGGGCAAAACAATTCTAGTGATGCAATCATCTCAATGATGGAG GATCAATCTGAGAATTACAGGAATAGTGATACATATCAGTGGAACCAGATGGTTACTGAGCAAGGTGCATATG cttccAAGCCTTTGGTGAGTCTTGTTAACGACCTTTCTGATTTTGTGGAAAGGATCTGTCAACGTTTGGACACACGCCTAAGAGGAGCTGGGCATTATGAAGTTGTAGCTAAGTATTTCGGCTTTGACATTTTTGAAATAAGATCCAGTTTTGACAAATCAGTTGGCGGTCCATCCAGAGCAATGATTGAGGCAATTGTTGTTCGTCACCCAAAGCTCACAGTAGAGAAGTTTGCAAGAGTGGTAGAGGAGAAAGCACACCGAAAGGATGTCGCTGACTTGCTGAGAGCCTATGATCGCGGTTCGTTGGAAGAATCTGTTCGCAGATTTGTCGTACACCATTAA
- the LOC136917660 gene encoding uncharacterized protein isoform X1: MFFSLGFALLGLFFHLIFEVEAATCKYNEWTVESEAGLDREYICTDRGGSAWEHQSNEERKSISPILLTVYVVTIILAVQCWCVRFIRQVTITLQGDDEARFVRQISNSNDTIIPIPEETSIGENSSGNYKESGTHQWNQVGNEQVVYASKPLVSLVNDLSDFVERIFQRLDTRIRGAGHYEVVAHYFGFDIFEIRSGFEKSVGSPSRAMIEAIVVRHPELTVEKFARVVEEKARRKDVADLLRAYDRVSLKESV; encoded by the exons ATGTTCTTCTCCCTTGGATTTGCGCTATTGGGGTTGTTTTTCCATCTCATCTTCGAA gTTGAAGCCGCAACATGCAAATACAACGAGTGGACTGTTGAATCTGAAGCAG GACTGGACAGAGAGTATATTTGCACTGACAGAGGTGGAAGTGCATGGGAACATCAAAGTAATGAAGAAAGAAAGTCAATTTCTCCAATTTTGTTGACAGTTTATGTTGTGACTATCATTTTAGCAGTGCAATGTTGGTGTGTGAGGTTTATCAGACAGGTTACTATCACGTTGCAAG GTGATGATGAAGCTAGGTTTGTGAGGCAAATTAGCAACTCTAATGATACCATCATCCCAATACCTGAGGAAACTTCAATCGGGGAG aaCTCATCTGGGAATTACAAGGAGAGTGGTACACATCAATGGAATCAGGTTGGAAATGAACAAGTTGTATATG cCTCCAAGCCTTTGGTAAGTCTTGTTAACGACCTTTCTGATTTTGTGGAAAGGATCTTTCAACGTTTGGACACACGTATCagaggagctggtcattatgaaGTCGTAGCTCACTATTTCGGCTTCGACATTTTTGAAATAAGATCCGGATTTGAAAAATCTGTCGGCAGTCCCTCCAGAGCAATGATTGAGGCAATTGTTGTTCGTCACCCAGAGCTCACAGTAGAGAAGTTTGCAAGAGTAGTGGAAGAGAAAGCACGTCGAAAGGATGTTGCTGACTTGCTGAGAGCTTATGATCGTGTTTCGTTGAAAGAATCGGTTTGA
- the LOC136917660 gene encoding uncharacterized protein isoform X2, which translates to MFFSLGFALLGLFFHLIFEVEAATCKYNEWTVESEAAVQCWCVRFIRQVTITLQGDDEARFVRQISNSNDTIIPIPEETSIGENSSGNYKESGTHQWNQVGNEQVVYASKPLVSLVNDLSDFVERIFQRLDTRIRGAGHYEVVAHYFGFDIFEIRSGFEKSVGSPSRAMIEAIVVRHPELTVEKFARVVEEKARRKDVADLLRAYDRVSLKESV; encoded by the exons ATGTTCTTCTCCCTTGGATTTGCGCTATTGGGGTTGTTTTTCCATCTCATCTTCGAA gTTGAAGCCGCAACATGCAAATACAACGAGTGGACTGTTGAATCTGAAGCAG CAGTGCAATGTTGGTGTGTGAGGTTTATCAGACAGGTTACTATCACGTTGCAAG GTGATGATGAAGCTAGGTTTGTGAGGCAAATTAGCAACTCTAATGATACCATCATCCCAATACCTGAGGAAACTTCAATCGGGGAG aaCTCATCTGGGAATTACAAGGAGAGTGGTACACATCAATGGAATCAGGTTGGAAATGAACAAGTTGTATATG cCTCCAAGCCTTTGGTAAGTCTTGTTAACGACCTTTCTGATTTTGTGGAAAGGATCTTTCAACGTTTGGACACACGTATCagaggagctggtcattatgaaGTCGTAGCTCACTATTTCGGCTTCGACATTTTTGAAATAAGATCCGGATTTGAAAAATCTGTCGGCAGTCCCTCCAGAGCAATGATTGAGGCAATTGTTGTTCGTCACCCAGAGCTCACAGTAGAGAAGTTTGCAAGAGTAGTGGAAGAGAAAGCACGTCGAAAGGATGTTGCTGACTTGCTGAGAGCTTATGATCGTGTTTCGTTGAAAGAATCGGTTTGA